The following coding sequences are from one Schizosaccharomyces osmophilus chromosome 1, complete sequence window:
- the pop2 gene encoding F-box/WD repeat protein Pop2 has protein sequence MSSNYFSESSSSNINDSLMNSNPATPPEPSDTSALSERYQDYFIASAQRKNQSRYDHYPLSKSALPESLKQFNVNSGNVSYRFYDMASSEDVREFDLSLVPQKNSLVSQPSSLSERVSVRHRKRICRRNDVSSISNSYAIPPSPKVEAPLTPISQRGSPFCSSSQTEPLSLTSIAEKYQSLPENVQAYTFFQMLRSCERRSMRPLMNKCELLLKKDLLAHLPNFIVRKILGYLDFPSFLTVALVHKKWRDIISSFTWYWRLQFENSGFSVDLQDWNYAYPLKPPPPFLHNNHVADEYFYDIFKRHYLKKQRWISPAIPPSHLSFPVHDSDRMVTFLRIHKDKIVISSESGSIQIHSAITGALEARLEGHKDGVWAVQIHGNTLVSGSLDKTIRVWNIKTGECTHIFRGHTSTIRCLEILSPKRVFRDGRIVIEPSRPYIVSGSRDHTLRVWKFPEENDPRYLPSESTSIEQWEKNPYYVHTLMGHTESVRCISGYGDILVSGSYDYSIRVWRISTGDCLCHLRGHTLRVYSVLYEPEKNLCISSSMDKTVKVWDLRTRACLHTLEGHSLPVTLLNVVQDKLISGSADSTIRIWDLSSGTQQMVMYANGGYIRTLQGDEHKIVSSNDGSLKLWDIKTGKLLKYLLTDVSGIWQVHYDENRCVAAVQRDNQAYLEVFNFFGRDSKM, from the coding sequence ATGTCTTCTAATTATTTCTCCGaaagttcttcttctaatatTAATGATTCTTTGATGAACAGCAATCCAGCAACTCCTCCAGAGCCCTCCGACACCTCAGCCCTTTCAGAAAGATATCAGGATTATTTTATCGCCTCTGcccaaagaaaaaaccaaagtaGGTATGATCATTATCCCCTGAGTAAGTCGGCCCTCCCGGAGTCCTTAAAGCAATTCAATGTCAATTCTGGAAATGTATCTTATCGTTTCTATGACATGGCTTCTTCAGAAGATGTTAGAGAATTCGATCTTTCTCTAGTTCCACAGAAAAATTCTCTTGTATCTCAGCCTTCTTCTCTATCAGAAAGAGTAAGTGTTCGTCATCGTAAGCGGATTTGCAGGAGAAACGATGTTTCCTCTATATCGAATTCATATGCCATTCCTCCTTCTCCAAAAGTGGAAGCACCATTAACTCCTATTAGCCAGAGGGGATCTCCTTTCTGTTCTTCTTCCCAGACTGAACCACTGAGTTTGACGTCAATTGCTGAAAAGTATCAATCATTGCCTGAAAACGTTCAAGCATAtaccttttttcaaatgctACGTTCTTGTGAACGGAGGAGCATGCGGCCGCTCATGAACAAATGTGagcttttgttgaagaaggatTTACTGGCACATTTACCTAATTTCATTGTTCGCAAAATACTGGGATATTTGGATTTCCCGTCCTTTTTAACAGTAGCTCTTGTACATAAAAAATGGAGGGATATAATTTCGTCATTTACTTGGTATTGGAGACTacaatttgaaaattcgGGATTCTCCGTTGACTTGCAAGATTGGAATTATGCTTATCCTTTGAAACCTCCACCACCGTTTCTACATAATAATCATGTTGCTGATGAATATTTTTACgatatttttaaaagacaTTACTTAAAAAAGCAACGCTGGATTTCTCCAGCTATACCGCCATCTCATCTGTCTTTTCCTGTACACGATTCGGACCGTATGGTAACTTTCTTAAGGATACATAAAGACAAAATAGTAATAAGTTCAGAGTCTGGAAGTATCCAGATTCATAGTGCCATAACAGGAGCTTTGGAAGCCCGCTTGGAAGGTCATAAAGATGGCGTTTGGGCTGTCCAGATACATGGCAACACTCTTGTTTCTGGATCTCTGGATAAAACAATTCGTGTATGGAATATAAAAACCGGAGAATGTACACATATTTTTCGAGGTCATACGTCTACAATCCGCTGTCTCGAAATATTGAGTCCGAAAAGAGTCTTTCGtgatggaagaattgtTATCGAGCCCTCGCGACCTTATATAGTTAGTGGTTCTCGGGATCATACTCTTCGAGTATGGAAATTTCCTGAGGAAAATGATCCTCGTTATCTACCAAGTGAGTCTACATCTATTGAGCAATGGGAAAAGAATCCATATTATGTTCATACGCTCATGGGACATACTGAATCAGTTCGATGCATTTCAGGATACGGAGATATATTGGTCAGCGGAAGCTACGATTATTCCATAAGAGTCTGGCGTATTTCTACCGGCGATTGCTTATGCCACTTGCGTGGGCATACTCTTAGAGTATACAGCGTTCTCTACGAACCGGAGAAGAATCTTTGTATCAGCAGCAGTATGGACAAAACTGTGAAAGTATGGGATTTACGAACGCGAGCTTGCTTACACACCTTGGAAGGACATTCGCTACCGGTTACATTACTCAATGTTGTACAAGATAAGCTCATTTCTGGCTCTGCTGATTCAACGATACGAATATGGGATCTCAGCAGTGGTACTCAGCAAATGGTAATGTACGCGAACGGTGGATATATACGAACTTTGCAAGGCGATGAACATAAAATTGTTAGTAGCAATGACGGATCTTTAAAACTATGGGACATAAAGACGGGAAAGCTACTGAAGTATCTATTGACAGATGTTTCAGGTATTTGGCAGGTCCATTATGATGAAAATCGTTGTGTTGCAGCTGTGCAAAGGGACAATCAGGCATACTTGGaagtttttaatttttttggtcGTGATTCAAAAATGTGA
- the rer2 gene encoding cis-prenyltransferase: MGSLLDWLAHFPPLLWGLEHVEEIVIRALQHGKVPQHVAFVMDGNRRWAREHRVETIEGHSLGFEALKNLLRVCLKMGVKEVSAFAFSIENFKRSKHEVDTLMDIAKNSLTQITAHGDMVDQYGIRIRIVGDLARLKPDVYETVVNVVESTKNNTRATLNVCFPYTSRHEISNSVQSIVHLAEDEKIVPEDIDEALFEKNLLLNDSLPLDWLIRTSGVERLSDFLMWQVHEDSQISFIDNYWPDFSIWRFFPMLIRFQLESQQDA, encoded by the exons ATGGGTAGCTTGTTGGACTGGTTGGCTCATTTTCCTCCTTTACTATGGGGTTTGGAACACGTAGAAGAAATTGTGATTCGTGCGCTTCAACATGGGAAAGTTCCTCAACACGTTGCATTTGTCATGGATGGAAATCGCCGGTGGGCTCGCGAGCACCGTGTAGAAACGATTGAAGGTCATAGCTTAGGCTTTGAGGCTTTGAAGAAT CTTCTTCGAGTCTGCCTTAAGATGGGCGTAAAGGAAGTATCGGCATTTGCCTTTTCTATAGAAAACTTTAAGCGTTCAAAACACGAAGTTGATACACTCATGGATATTGCCAAAAACAGTCTCACTCAAATTACCGCTCATGG AGATATGGTCGATCAATATGGCATTCGAATTCGTATTGTTGGTGATCTTGCCCGTTTGAAACCGGACGTTTATGAAACTGTCGTCAACGTCGTTGAATCAACAAAGAATAATACCAG AGCTACTTTAAACGTTTGCTTTCCATATACGTCGCGTCACGAAATATCCAACTCTGTGCAAAGCATTGTTCACTTAGCCGAggatgaaaaaattgtgCCAGAAGATATTGATGAAGCattgtttgaaaagaatcttcttttgaacgACAGTCTTCCTCTCGATTGGTTAATTCGTACCAGTGGTGTTGAACGTCTATCGGACTTTTTAATGTGGCAG GTCCATGAGGATTCCCAAATCAGCTTTATAGACAATTATTGGCCCGATTTTTCTATTTGGCGTTTCTTTCCAATGCTCATCCGTTTTCAACTTGAAAGTCAACAGGATGCATAA
- the sum1 gene encoding translation initiation factor eIF3i — protein sequence MRPIILQGHERPLTQIKYNHDGDLLFSCAKDKVINVWFSHNGERLGTYEGHTGAIWTCDISKNSGLMASGAADNTMRLWDVKTGKQLFKWDFPTAVKRVEFNEDDSRILAVTEQRMGFSGTVTVFRVPSSENDVAAETPLYVITTRESKATVAGWSYLSKYLITSHDDGSVSRYDAYTGEFLESKQVHNIGASITDLQFSPDRTYFVTACKDTTAKLTDVDSFDVIKTYLTDTPLNTSSITPVQDFIVLGGGQEARDVTTTATRQGKFETRFYHAILEEELGRVKGHFGPINTIAVHPKGTGYASGGEDGYVRVHAFDKNYFDFKYTL from the exons ATGAGACCCATCATCTTACAAGGGCATGAGCGTCCTTTGACACAAATTAAATATAATCACGAT GGTGATTTGTTATTTTCATGTGCCAAAGACAAAGTAATTAACGTTTGGTTCTCCCATAACGGAGAACGTTTGGGAACTTACGAGGGACATACTGGTGCCATCTGGACCTGTGATATTAGCA AAAATAGTGGTTTAATGGCTAGTGGTGCTGCCGATAACACAATGCGCCTTTGGGATGTTAAGACCGGAAAACAACTGTTCAAATGGGACTTCCCCACTGCTGTGAAGCGTGTAGAATTCAATGAGGATGACTCCCGGATTCTTGCCGTCACGGAACAACGTATGGGTTTTTCTGGTACTGTCACTGTTTTCCGCGTTCCTTCTTCTGAAAACGACGTTGCCGCCGAAACTCCCTTGTATGTCATCACAACTCGTGAATCTAAGGCTACCGTTGCTGGCTGGTCTTATTTAAGCAAGTATCTTATTACTAGTCACGATGACGGCTCCGTTTCTCGTTATGATGCTTATACCGGTGAGTTTTTGGAGTCCAAGCAAGTTCACAACATTGGTGCTAGCATCACCGACTTGCAATTCTCCCCTGATCGTACATACTTCGTTACTGCTTGCAAAGATACCACCGCCAAGCTCACCGATGTTGACTCTTTCGATGTTATTAAAACCTATCTCACCGACACTCCTTTGAACACTTCAAGCATTACCCCAGTCCAAGACTTTATTGTTCTTGGTGGTGGTCAAGAAGCTAGAGATGTCACTACAACTGCCACTAGACAGGGTAAATTCGAAACCCGTTTCTACCATGCTATcttagaagaagaattgggTCGTGTCAAGGGTCATTTTGGTCCCATCAACACAATCGCCGTTCATCCTAAGGGCACTGGTTATGCTAGTGGAGGAGAAGATGGTTACGTTCGTGTTCATGCATTCGACAAAAACTACTTTGACTTTAAGTACACTTTGTAA
- the met8 gene encoding siroheme synthase Met8 yields the protein MSSEFPAIQPGGSLILAWRIQGKKVLVIGGGVVASGRINHVLNADGIPIVVSPESGLCKEVAFRIHEKQVEWRNREFSPDDITEDIAMVLSAVDDPSLSTQIYKLCQSKRVPINAADIPPECDFYFGAEIREGPLQIMVSTNGKGPKLATIIRDHIRNTLPNDVSAAITQTGLLRQKLREIAPTPEQGRKRMRWMIRLCEKWSLNELGSLKEEQMGKLLCHFPSSVPTFKELTSAPPNVLENYVWATTVLLAGGLIFAKYFKH from the exons ATGTCTTCTGAATTCCCAGCAATTCAGCCCGGAGG GTCATTGATTCTAGCTTGGCGTATACAAGGTAAAAAGGTCTTAGTAATTGGCGGCGGCGTGGTTGCTTCTGGCAGAATTAATCATGTTTTAAACGCTGATGGAATCCCAATTGTTGTCAGTCCTGAGAGCGGTCTCTGTAAAGAAGTAGCGTTTCGCATCCATGAAAAACAGGTGGAATGGAGAAATCGAGAATTCTCTCCAGATGACATTACAGAGGATATAGCTATGGTTTTATCGGCGGTTGATGATCCTTCTCTGTCTACTCAAATTTATAAGTTATGCCAGTCGAAACGAGTACCCATCAATGCAGCTGATATTCCACCAGAATGCGACTTCTATTTTGGCGCAGAAATTCGAGAAGGACCCCTTCAAATCATGGTTAGCACAAATGGAAAAGGGCCTAAGCTTGCTACTATCATCCGAGATCATATTCGAAACACTCTTCCAAACGATGTATCCGCCGCTATTACTCAGACCGGACTTTTAAGACAAAAGCTCAGAGAAATAGCACCTACGCCGGAACAGGGAAGAAAACGCATGAGGTGGATGATTCGCCTTTGTGAAAAATGGTCCTTGAATGAACTGGGATCTCtaaaagaagagcaaatGGGCAAATTGTTGTGCCATTTTCCGTCTTCCGTCCCTACATTCAAGGAATTGACGAGTGCACCACCCAACGTTCTTGAGAACTACGTTTGGGCAACCACTGTTCTTTTGGCCGGAGGTTtaatttttgcaaaatattttaaacACTGA
- the csi2 gene encoding mitotic chromosome segregation protein Csi2, whose protein sequence is MSKTSIPVSETTKPVSDGGHEIIGNYLHNDASDHSNGNSRKPFVRSHKQNGRTAKRRIRGKRYEHTVNETLLRNAFFHCIYYLRLLGWALWRSYLIFRFLVLYRKRITFITFLFLIFPFLFLTQDYEPIRLRIIHLIIDYTHRFTAIWKPGFQPPGSPFSKESVIISYNMYRDYPKLHKLLCTAISFPLFLQPIDALVNNFSRLDGGSVDPRFEDFSLLFKAIVQNTTELESNYNLLCAKDVLSLGNSKLDLLEANTQALYQKVSSLHQCSRMVNDMALYVNNFEPYDTIYHTLILRDVELDFVSLILNYTRLLPDILNTQHVLLGLVYPKGIATASEAEFEHHSTKPKEHNKSNHLENQPSTLTKFVSHDDLTNLTKDLDDARKDIIKTFESISLNNSFEHRKDLSRRYAEQTLNRLRSSMASQPNFALKAVGACIDYAWTFPKPTISEIFKEYWSKTTNVPAVLLTDNIDSCWCSTGSLVQVAIEVSKPIHISHISLLQPVHGDFSKFPEKLRIFGLLDKHTNANETLKNQESLLLLGEIPIPSMLSTISTVFHLSDYSENPDRITQLYYKSFVIQASSSKELSDSLCLYHVGVHGKEANL, encoded by the coding sequence ATGAGCAAAACCTCTATACCTGTTTCAGAAACCACTAAGCCTGTCTCGGATGGAGGTCATGAAATAATTGGAAACTATTTGCATAATGATGCATCCGATCATTCAAATGGTAACTCCAGGAAACCATTTGTTAGGTCCCACAAACAAAATGGGAGAACAGCAAAGCGAAGAATAAGAGGAAAAAGATATGAGCATACGGTGAATGAAACTCTCCTTCGAAATGCCTTTTTTCATTGCATTTATTATCTTCGCCTCCTTGGATGGGCGCTATGGAGAAGTTACTTGATTTTTAGATTCTTGGTCCTCTATCGTAAACGGATCACTTTCATcacttttctgtttttaatatttccatttctttttctgacGCAAGATTACGAACCTATACGACTCCGGATCATCCACTTGATTATTGATTATACTCATCGGTTTACTGCTATATGGAAGCCCGGCTTTCAGCCTCCTGGTTCTCCGTTTTCGAAAGAATCTGTGATTATCTCTTATAATATGTACCGTGATTACCCAAAACTACATAAACTGCTATGTACGgctatttcttttcccttATTTCTCCAACCAATTGATGCATTAGTTAATAACTTTAGTCGACTTGACGGCGGCTCGGTTGACCCAAGGTTTgaagatttttctttacttttcaaAGCGATTGTTCAAAATACAACAGAGCTAGAGAGCAATTACAACCTTCTATGCGCGAAAGATGTTTTAAGTTTGGGAAATTCCAAATTGGACTTGTTGGAAGCCAATACTCAAGCGCTTTATCAAAAAGTATCTTCTTTGCATCAGTGTTCAAGGATGGTCAATGATATGGCACTTTATGTGAACAACTTTGAGCCATACGACACGATCTATCATACTCTGATATTAAGAGACGTAGAGCTGGACTTTGTTTCCTTAATTTTAAACTATACGCGTCTATTGCCAGATATATTAAATACTCAACATGTACTACTAGGCCTGGTATATCCTAAGGGGATAGCAACAGCATCAGAAGCTGAGTTTGAGCATCATTCGACAAAGCCTAAGGAACATAATAAAAGCAATCATTTGGAGAATCAGCCATCCACTCTTACGAAATTCGTTTCTCATGACGATCTAACAAACCTTACGAAAGATTTGGATGACGCTCGAAAAGACATAATAAAAACCTTTGAATCTATTTCACTAAATAATTCTTTCGAGCATCGGAAGGATCTGTCAAGAAGATATGCAGAACAAACACTCAACCGCTTAAGAAGTTCAATGGCCAGTCAACCAAACTTCGCCTTGAAAGCTGTGGGAGCATGCATCGATTATGCATGGACATTTCCGAAACCAACAATTTCCGAGATTTTTAAAGAATACTGGAGCAAAACAACAAATGTACCTGCTGTGTTATTAACCGATAATATTGACAGTTGCTGGTGTTCGACTGGATCCCTTGTACAAGTTGCTATCGAAGTTTCAAAGCCTATACATATCAGTCATATCTCTTTGTTACAGCCTGTCCATGGagacttttcaaagttcCCTGAAAAGTTGCGAATATTTGGACTACTGGATAAACACACCAATGCCAATGAAACATTGAAAAACCAAGAATCTCTTCTACTACTTGGAGAAATACCAATTCCTTCAATGTTATCAACCATTTCAACGGTGTTTCACCTATCTGATTATTCTGAGAACCCAGATCGAATAACTCAACTATATTATAAAAGCTTTGTCATACAAGCATCTTCATCTAAAGAACTATCCGACTCTCTTTGCTTGTACCATGTTGGCGTTCATGGAAAGGAAGCAAACctataa